One genomic segment of Fusobacterium nucleatum includes these proteins:
- a CDS encoding DUF4132 domain-containing protein — MLNFYKKSLEKDLEKFVEKIKKDSKKLDKENQKFIEDIFLTEKDGTYYSYAAYLKNAIKQELSSKKDVKFNDIFPKNIYPAIELLIGKKFFKIFLDISKNAIKYPFSRGYYRRMVRSANYYNHIGFLFELLEDLVDLNFLNLDIVTALKGEYDHDGIYGLGSPYLTAYEIDNGNKELIDLIKEALGSQKSKIELNYSIMQAIFISSNKELVELTGKLLLAAKLQEGVRQQICETMDSGLQENFEYMFKIIYDNNLIRFSSVKRALGTWTGLTRDENIDINKFGKKELEIIYKLIDNPKYEDELLKSDDNVEVYLGLWNKATRDIKYSIEAMEKLLKSSKYHTKLLISYYLHTIEDMYYQREIAKKVIKEYGKDNKNIVEILACYLHFVIGYIYASSLKNDIKSGKITSKMFFKDKKEALEFFDILENALSLMKGKEKVFDPCIFPWNIESIDTEKMSTTLLFITILYPDEVLKNKVMKYIKEIDTWNRGHYLEALFEKPSNKEQKDFIITMLSDRTGAGITAYEIAKNNNLVKEYPREIEDLLRLKSGETRKNLIDLLMSQDKKALLTSINNLVSAKNENKRLAGLDILNLANSKQKPLYDKKEVKNLVAKISSPTDAEKILIENLSDKKKKESENTLSKLYNTEYKLDLPYEIKEVDKSSKAIKKNKKGEYIIENTFNIKKIFSKSTDELFKIVKKLSELYVKNENYEYMSFYNKEYVLLRDRFNPEKNLDNIPYSERRKLAYYPLEDIWRNFYKKEIKDFSTLWQLYTLLLKDYNSNLNENNAKEYQDFYKKILGVDITELRTKLKKANLKYVFTESYYNDTGSVLEILNLLYREYSKENEDYLFEIGKVFTSYALENIEVKDLVVQEEKYNKDIYYIVNMYNHNSKLYYLFANAEEYLDFYSNEKSFIESFVLRYNLDEKINKYISENLKDYEIQGATKALGLRNYAIANNLKITEKDLIYKHVLELDNEAEKEIDVDAFSELDNYMNNYRNILAKKEDKRLTTLNQFMLNEALKIIYDEGRKIVDYVVQNELKRGDSPTIYSKALHKIGRIEGIDYLVQILQALGKETLDRSYYYWGGYDSKKSVLSHLLKVCYPTEKDNSKELAKKLKDTNITEQRLIEVAMYSSQWLEIIESYLGWKGLVSGCYYFQAYMSDVDNNKEGLIAKYTPISIDDLRDGAFDIDWFKSAYKELGEKKFEILYDSAKYISDGAKHSRARMFADAVNGKLNLKETEKKIEDKRNKDLVASYSLIPLLKDKQKDALHRYQFLQKFLKESKKFGAQRRASEAKAVNISLENLSRNMGYSDVTRLIWNMETALINEMKEYFEPKKLDDVDVYIKIDDLGQSEIIYEKAGKELKSLPTKLKKNKYIEAIKEVHKNLKEQYRRSRKMLEEAMEDGTEFYGYEIENLMTNPVIAPILKSLVFKMENDLGYYVDKKLKSAKKKSVAIKDDSLLKIAHCFDLFESGDWSAYQKDIFDRELKQPFKQVFRELYVKTVDEKGRDKSLRYAGHQVQPAKTVALLKTRRWIIDGEEGLEKVYYKENIIAKIFALADWFSPADIEAPTLEEVQFFDRKTFKPILIDDVPDLIFTEVMRDIDLVVSVAHIGDVDPEASHSTIEMRKAIVEFNCKLFKLKNVTFTENHALIKGEKAEYSIHLGSGLIHQKAGSAINVLPVHSQHRGRVFLPFIDDDPKTAEIMAKVLLFAQDDKIKDVFILEQIK; from the coding sequence ATGTTAAATTTTTATAAAAAATCTCTTGAAAAAGATTTAGAAAAATTTGTTGAAAAGATTAAGAAAGACAGCAAGAAGTTAGATAAGGAAAATCAAAAATTTATTGAAGATATTTTTCTTACAGAAAAAGATGGGACTTATTATTCTTATGCTGCTTATTTAAAAAATGCTATAAAACAGGAGTTATCATCAAAGAAAGATGTTAAATTTAATGATATTTTCCCTAAAAATATCTATCCTGCAATAGAATTACTTATAGGAAAAAAATTTTTTAAGATATTTTTGGATATTTCAAAGAATGCAATAAAATATCCTTTTTCTAGGGGATATTATCGTAGAATGGTAAGAAGTGCTAACTATTACAATCATATAGGTTTTTTATTTGAATTATTAGAAGATTTAGTAGACTTAAATTTTTTAAATCTTGATATAGTTACTGCCTTAAAAGGAGAATATGATCATGATGGAATATATGGTTTAGGAAGTCCTTATCTAACAGCCTATGAAATAGATAATGGAAATAAGGAACTAATAGATCTAATCAAAGAAGCATTAGGTTCTCAAAAATCAAAAATAGAATTGAATTACTCTATTATGCAAGCTATCTTTATTTCAAGTAATAAAGAATTAGTTGAACTAACAGGAAAATTATTATTAGCTGCTAAACTTCAAGAGGGAGTTAGACAACAAATTTGTGAAACTATGGATAGTGGTTTACAAGAAAATTTTGAATATATGTTTAAAATTATCTATGATAACAATTTAATAAGATTTTCTTCTGTTAAAAGAGCCTTAGGAACTTGGACAGGTTTAACTAGGGATGAGAACATAGATATTAATAAATTTGGTAAAAAAGAATTAGAAATTATATACAAATTGATAGATAATCCAAAATATGAAGATGAGCTTTTAAAAAGTGATGATAATGTTGAAGTATATCTAGGATTATGGAACAAGGCTACAAGGGATATAAAGTATTCTATTGAAGCTATGGAAAAACTTTTAAAATCATCTAAGTATCATACAAAATTATTGATTTCATACTATTTACATACAATAGAAGATATGTATTATCAAAGAGAAATAGCTAAAAAAGTTATAAAGGAATATGGCAAGGATAATAAGAATATTGTTGAAATTTTAGCTTGTTATCTTCATTTTGTAATAGGATATATTTATGCTTCTAGCTTAAAAAATGATATAAAAAGTGGAAAAATAACTTCTAAGATGTTTTTTAAAGATAAAAAAGAGGCTTTGGAATTTTTTGATATTTTAGAAAATGCACTATCTCTTATGAAAGGAAAAGAAAAAGTTTTTGACCCTTGTATCTTCCCTTGGAACATTGAAAGTATAGATACTGAAAAAATGTCAACGACTTTATTATTTATAACTATTTTGTATCCTGATGAAGTATTAAAAAATAAGGTAATGAAATATATAAAGGAAATAGACACTTGGAATAGAGGACATTACTTAGAAGCTTTATTTGAAAAGCCAAGTAATAAAGAACAAAAAGACTTTATAATAACTATGCTTTCAGATAGAACTGGTGCTGGGATTACTGCCTATGAAATAGCTAAGAATAACAACTTGGTTAAAGAATATCCAAGAGAGATTGAAGATTTATTGAGATTAAAAAGTGGAGAAACAAGAAAAAATTTAATAGATTTATTGATGAGCCAAGATAAAAAAGCACTGTTGACATCTATTAATAATTTAGTTTCTGCTAAGAATGAAAATAAAAGATTGGCAGGTTTAGATATACTAAATCTAGCTAATTCTAAACAAAAGCCTTTATATGATAAAAAAGAAGTGAAAAACTTAGTTGCAAAAATATCTAGTCCTACTGATGCTGAAAAGATATTGATAGAAAATCTTTCTGATAAAAAGAAAAAAGAAAGTGAAAATACTTTAAGTAAATTATATAACACTGAATATAAACTAGATTTACCTTATGAAATTAAGGAAGTAGATAAGTCTTCTAAGGCTATTAAGAAAAATAAAAAAGGTGAATATATCATTGAAAATACTTTTAATATTAAAAAGATTTTCTCTAAGAGTACAGATGAATTATTTAAGATAGTTAAAAAATTAAGTGAACTATATGTAAAAAATGAAAATTATGAGTATATGAGTTTTTATAATAAAGAATATGTTTTACTTAGAGATAGATTTAACCCTGAAAAAAATCTTGATAATATTCCATACAGCGAAAGAAGAAAGTTAGCTTACTATCCTTTGGAAGATATTTGGAGAAATTTCTATAAAAAAGAAATTAAAGATTTTTCTACTCTATGGCAACTTTATACATTGCTATTAAAGGACTATAATAGTAATCTTAATGAAAATAATGCAAAAGAATATCAAGATTTCTATAAAAAAATCTTAGGTGTAGATATAACAGAATTAAGAACTAAACTTAAAAAAGCTAATTTAAAATATGTCTTTACAGAAAGTTATTATAATGATACAGGTTCTGTATTAGAAATTTTAAATTTATTATATAGAGAATATTCTAAGGAAAATGAGGATTATCTTTTTGAAATAGGAAAAGTATTTACTAGTTATGCCTTAGAAAATATTGAAGTTAAAGATTTAGTTGTACAAGAAGAAAAATATAATAAAGATATTTACTATATTGTAAATATGTATAATCATAATTCTAAACTTTATTATCTTTTTGCTAATGCAGAGGAATATTTAGATTTTTATTCTAATGAAAAATCTTTTATTGAAAGCTTTGTCCTTAGATATAATTTAGATGAAAAAATTAATAAATATATTAGTGAAAATTTAAAAGATTATGAAATTCAAGGTGCAACAAAAGCTTTAGGACTTAGAAATTATGCAATAGCTAATAATTTAAAGATAACAGAGAAAGATTTAATCTATAAACATGTTTTAGAATTAGATAATGAAGCAGAAAAAGAAATAGATGTAGATGCTTTTTCTGAATTAGATAATTATATGAATAATTATAGGAATATTCTAGCTAAAAAAGAAGATAAGAGATTAACAACTCTTAATCAATTTATGCTTAATGAAGCTTTAAAAATTATCTATGATGAGGGTAGAAAAATAGTTGATTATGTTGTTCAAAATGAATTGAAAAGAGGAGACAGTCCAACTATCTATTCTAAGGCACTTCATAAAATAGGTAGAATTGAGGGTATAGATTATCTTGTTCAAATACTTCAAGCCTTAGGAAAAGAAACTTTGGATAGAAGTTATTACTATTGGGGAGGTTATGACAGTAAAAAATCAGTGCTTAGCCATTTGTTAAAAGTATGTTATCCAACTGAAAAAGATAATAGTAAGGAACTTGCTAAAAAATTAAAAGATACTAACATCACAGAACAAAGATTGATAGAAGTGGCAATGTATTCTTCTCAATGGCTAGAAATTATTGAAAGCTATTTGGGCTGGAAAGGACTTGTCAGTGGTTGCTATTATTTCCAAGCATATATGAGTGATGTTGATAATAACAAAGAGGGCTTAATTGCAAAATATACTCCTATTTCTATTGATGATTTAAGAGATGGAGCTTTTGACATAGATTGGTTTAAATCTGCATACAAGGAGCTTGGAGAGAAGAAATTTGAAATACTATATGACAGTGCCAAATATATTTCTGATGGAGCTAAACATTCAAGAGCTAGAATGTTTGCTGATGCTGTCAATGGTAAGTTAAATTTAAAAGAAACCGAAAAGAAGATTGAAGATAAGAGAAATAAAGACTTAGTTGCTAGTTATTCTTTAATTCCACTTTTAAAAGATAAACAAAAAGATGCATTACATCGTTATCAATTTTTACAAAAATTCTTAAAAGAAAGTAAAAAGTTTGGAGCACAAAGAAGAGCAAGTGAGGCTAAGGCAGTTAATATATCATTGGAAAATTTATCTCGTAATATGGGATATTCTGATGTTACTCGTTTAATTTGGAATATGGAAACAGCTCTTATCAATGAAATGAAAGAATATTTTGAACCTAAGAAACTTGATGATGTAGATGTCTATATTAAAATTGATGATTTAGGACAATCTGAAATTATCTATGAAAAAGCTGGAAAAGAATTGAAATCTCTACCAACTAAATTAAAGAAAAACAAGTATATTGAAGCTATAAAGGAAGTTCATAAGAATTTAAAAGAACAATATCGTCGTTCAAGAAAAATGCTTGAAGAAGCTATGGAAGATGGAACAGAATTCTATGGCTATGAAATAGAAAATCTTATGACTAACCCTGTTATTGCACCTATTTTAAAATCTCTTGTTTTCAAAATGGAAAATGATTTAGGCTACTATGTGGATAAAAAATTAAAGTCTGCTAAGAAAAAATCTGTTGCAATTAAAGATGATAGTCTACTTAAAATTGCACATTGCTTTGACTTATTTGAAAGTGGAGATTGGTCTGCTTATCAAAAAGATATCTTTGATAGAGAGTTAAAACAACCTTTCAAACAAGTTTTCAGAGAATTATATGTTAAAACTGTTGATGAAAAAGGTAGAGATAAATCACTTCGTTATGCAGGACATCAAGTTCAACCTGCTAAGACAGTTGCACTTTTAAAAACTAGAAGATGGATAATTGATGGGGAAGAGGGATTAGAAAAAGTTTATTATAAGGAAAATATAATTGCTAAAATCTTTGCACTTGCAGATTGGTTCTCTCCTGCTGATATAGAAGCACCTACTTTGGAAGAAGTACAATTCTTTGATAGAAAAACATTTAAACCTATTTTAATAGATGATGTGCCAGATTTAATATTCACAGAAGTTATGAGAGATATTGATTTAGTTGTAAGTGTTGCACATATTGGTGATGTTGACCCTGAGGCAAGCCATTCTACTATTGAAATGAGAAAAGCTATTGTTGAATTCAACTGCAAGCTATTTAAGTTGAAGAATGTTACTTTTACTGAAAATCACGCTTTGATTAAGGGAGAAAAAGCAGAATATTCTATACATTTAGGAAGTGGACTTATTCATCAGAAAGCAGGAAGTGCTATAAATGTATTACCAGTGCATTCTCAACATAGAGGTAGAGTGTTCTTACCATTTATAGATGATGACCCTAAGACAGCTGAAATTATGGCTAAGGTGTTATTATTTGCACAAGATGATAAGATTAAAGATGTATTTATTTTGGAACAAATAAAATAG
- a CDS encoding GlsB/YeaQ/YmgE family stress response membrane protein, whose amino-acid sequence MGVIAWLVLGALSGWIANRLMNSQTGLIDNIIIGIIGAFIGGIVFNFLGAQTITGFNLHSIFVSVVGACILLWIINKIRK is encoded by the coding sequence ATGGGAGTTATTGCTTGGTTAGTACTTGGAGCTTTATCTGGTTGGATAGCTAATAGACTAATGAATTCACAAACAGGCTTAATAGATAATATAATAATAGGTATAATAGGGGCTTTTATTGGAGGAATTGTTTTTAATTTTCTTGGAGCTCAAACAATTACAGGTTTTAATCTTCACAGTATTTTTGTATCAGTGGTAGGAGCTTGTATCTTACTTTGGATTATTAATAAAATTAGAAAGTAA
- a CDS encoding pyridoxamine 5'-phosphate oxidase family protein, which yields MRRKDREVLDEVKIDKFIRDCDCCRIGFYDKENDEVYIVPLNFGYSNIDNKRVFYFHGAKEGRKIDLISKTNKVTFEMDSNHELIVGEMAWNYSERYQCVMGTGLISFVEDKEEKAMALNEIMFQNMGKKDWDFPEPMLNGVAVFKIEVISLSCKEHL from the coding sequence ATGAGAAGAAAAGATAGAGAAGTTTTAGATGAAGTAAAAATAGATAAATTTATAAGGGATTGTGATTGTTGTAGAATAGGTTTCTATGATAAAGAAAATGATGAAGTCTATATTGTTCCATTAAATTTTGGATATTCTAATATAGATAATAAAAGGGTTTTCTATTTTCATGGAGCAAAAGAAGGAAGAAAAATTGATTTAATTTCAAAAACTAATAAGGTTACATTTGAAATGGATAGTAATCATGAGCTTATAGTTGGAGAAATGGCTTGGAATTATTCTGAAAGATATCAATGTGTTATGGGAACAGGTTTAATTTCATTTGTGGAAGATAAGGAAGAAAAAGCTATGGCTTTAAATGAAATTATGTTTCAAAATATGGGGAAAAAAGATTGGGATTTTCCAGAACCTATGCTTAATGGAGTCGCAGTTTTCAAAATTGAAGTTATAAGTTTAAGTTGTAAAGAACATCTATAA
- a CDS encoding flavodoxin domain-containing protein has protein sequence MNKINIVYYTFTGNTLRMVKAFEKGLQEANVPFKSYSIVELKDDNEAFDCEILALASPANQTEEIEKNYFQPFMERNAKKFKDRKIYLFGTFGWGNGKFMSNWIKQVEELGAKIVELPMACKGSPNSETKEKLANMAKKIATL, from the coding sequence ATGAATAAGATAAATATTGTTTATTATACTTTCACAGGAAATACTTTAAGAATGGTTAAGGCTTTTGAAAAGGGACTTCAAGAAGCTAATGTTCCTTTTAAGTCATATAGTATTGTTGAACTAAAAGATGATAATGAGGCTTTTGATTGTGAAATCTTAGCCTTGGCTTCTCCTGCAAACCAAACAGAAGAAATTGAAAAAAATTATTTCCAACCTTTTATGGAAAGAAATGCTAAAAAATTTAAAGATAGAAAAATTTATCTTTTTGGTACTTTTGGTTGGGGTAATGGGAAATTTATGAGTAACTGGATAAAACAAGTTGAAGAACTAGGAGCAAAAATTGTTGAATTACCTATGGCTTGTAAAGGTAGCCCAAATTCTGAAACTAAGGAAAAATTAGCTAATATGGCAAAGAAAATTGCTACTTTATAG
- a CDS encoding toxin-antitoxin system YwqK family antitoxin: MKKLLLGLFLISSALTFSARVVKSTETVLKDNLIYVGEETTPYTGVIETYNEQGILVAKDEFKNGLRDGSSKKYYLNGGKVSLESTFSNGIQVGVEKRYYESGELLSERSYKNGKMDGIGKSYYQNGQVEMEEPYKNGERDGVIKVYDENGKLVRQATFKNGKQIK; this comes from the coding sequence ATGAAAAAATTATTATTAGGTTTATTTTTAATAAGTTCAGCACTAACATTTTCAGCAAGAGTAGTAAAATCAACAGAAACAGTACTTAAAGATAATCTTATATATGTAGGAGAAGAAACAACTCCATATACAGGAGTAATTGAAACTTATAATGAACAAGGAATTTTAGTAGCAAAAGATGAATTTAAAAATGGACTAAGAGATGGTTCATCAAAAAAATATTATCTAAATGGTGGAAAAGTATCACTTGAATCAACATTTTCAAATGGAATTCAAGTAGGAGTAGAAAAAAGATATTACGAAAGTGGAGAATTACTTTCAGAACGTTCATATAAAAATGGGAAAATGGATGGAATTGGAAAAAGTTATTACCAAAATGGACAAGTTGAAATGGAAGAACCTTATAAGAATGGTGAAAGAGATGGAGTAATTAAGGTTTATGATGAAAATGGGAAATTAGTTCGCCAAGCGACATTTAAGAATGGAAAACAAATAAAATAA
- a CDS encoding toxin-antitoxin system YwqK family antitoxin, whose amino-acid sequence MKKLLAGLLLVGSVLSFGATQRVPLEKLVGNGDGELLYLEGEQKPYSGEVERKYPNGKLLGLATMKDGKLEGKAYVYYENGKVKREETYVNGKANGPAKSYHENGQVEYETNFKNSQREGIEKAYSKTGILVSEVPFKNDNATGVVKLYNEQTGKLEYETNVVNGVRNGLSKKFYPSGKLLSEVVFKNDKEEGIMKAYYENGKLQGEATYKNGQLDGVVKMYDETGKVVDQATFKNGKQIK is encoded by the coding sequence ATGAAAAAATTATTAGCAGGATTATTATTAGTAGGTTCGGTGTTATCCTTTGGAGCAACACAAAGAGTGCCACTAGAAAAATTAGTAGGTAATGGAGATGGAGAATTACTATATCTTGAAGGGGAACAAAAACCTTATTCAGGGGAAGTTGAAAGAAAATATCCAAATGGAAAACTTCTTGGACTTGCTACAATGAAAGATGGAAAATTAGAAGGAAAAGCTTATGTATACTATGAAAATGGTAAAGTAAAAAGAGAAGAAACTTATGTAAATGGAAAAGCTAATGGACCAGCAAAATCATATCATGAAAATGGACAAGTAGAATATGAAACAAATTTTAAAAATAGCCAAAGAGAAGGAATAGAAAAAGCTTATTCAAAAACAGGAATTTTAGTATCAGAAGTTCCATTTAAAAATGATAATGCAACAGGAGTTGTAAAATTATATAATGAACAAACAGGAAAATTAGAATATGAAACTAATGTAGTTAATGGGGTAAGAAATGGGTTATCTAAAAAATTCTATCCAAGTGGAAAGTTATTAAGTGAAGTAGTTTTCAAAAATGATAAAGAAGAAGGAATTATGAAGGCTTATTATGAAAATGGAAAATTACAAGGAGAAGCAACATATAAAAATGGTCAATTAGACGGAGTAGTTAAAATGTATGATGAAACAGGAAAAGTAGTTGACCAAGCGACATTTAAGAATGGAAAACAAATAAAATAG
- a CDS encoding toxin-antitoxin system YwqK family antitoxin — protein MKIKKYFLLVISLILINFLNLNAATSKGNIKKLSSQKAIAEMNLTYKYVENGQYTEIYDESGKLLFRDKSYIPEPEITTSTMKVKIILKNGKKIPVTEQYFPSGKIRAITEYDLKIKDEDIEKNDIRKFYTSNKLGKNIYNSIITETYYESGKLKSRMTDTGNKAKLEGYYENGNLITEVNLVNEKMGELTKTYPEGIVKAYYPNGALKSKIEFKKGLGNGIYETYYENGKLFEKTIMKDGKPDGKYEVYGPDGKLEESVFYKNGEVVNK, from the coding sequence ATGAAAATCAAAAAATATTTTTTGTTAGTTATATCTTTAATTTTAATTAATTTTTTAAATTTAAATGCGGCTACATCAAAAGGAAATATAAAAAAATTAAGTTCTCAAAAGGCAATAGCAGAGATGAATTTAACTTATAAGTATGTGGAAAATGGGCAGTATACAGAAATATATGATGAAAGTGGAAAATTGTTATTTAGGGATAAATCCTATATTCCTGAACCAGAGATTACCACTTCAACTATGAAAGTAAAAATTATTTTAAAAAATGGAAAGAAAATTCCTGTTACTGAGCAATATTTTCCTAGTGGTAAAATACGAGCAATAACTGAATATGATTTAAAGATTAAAGATGAAGATATAGAAAAAAATGATATAAGAAAATTTTATACATCAAATAAGTTAGGTAAAAATATTTACAATTCTATAATTACAGAAACTTATTATGAAAGTGGAAAGTTAAAATCCAGAATGACTGATACTGGTAATAAAGCAAAATTAGAAGGATATTATGAAAATGGAAATCTTATTACTGAAGTAAATCTTGTAAATGAAAAAATGGGTGAATTAACTAAAACTTATCCTGAGGGAATAGTTAAAGCTTATTATCCTAATGGAGCTTTAAAGTCAAAAATTGAATTTAAAAAAGGACTTGGTAATGGGATTTATGAAACTTACTATGAAAATGGAAAACTTTTTGAAAAAACCATTATGAAAGATGGAAAGCCAGATGGAAAATATGAAGTATATGGTCCTGATGGAAAATTAGAAGAAAGTGTTTTTTACAAAAATGGTGAAGTAGTAAATAAATAG
- the yfcC gene encoding putative basic amino acid antiporter YfcC — translation MKKIKMPDTFVIIFFVVIFASLLTYIVPVGKFEMQEVTYITNTGAEKTRNVPVPGSFSYELDDKGNELKNGIKIFEPGGEVGVTNYIFEGLASGDKWGTAVGIVAFLLVVGGAFGIILKTGAVESGIYSMISKSKGSELILIPVIFILFSLGGAVFGMGEEAIPFAMLVIPIVIDMGYDSVTGILITYISTQIGFATSWMNPFSVAVAQGVSGIPVLSGAGFRIFMWIFFTTFGVIYTIYYARRVKRNPESSIAYKTDAYFRDNFKSEEQGNREFKLGHKLIILVLILGMAWVVYGVVKEGYYLPEIATQFVIMGLIAGIIGVVFKLNNMSVNDIATSFRKGAEDMVGAALVIGMAKGIVLILGGTNADTPTILNTILNYVASALSNMSAAFSAWVMYIFQSVFNFFVVSGSGQAALTMPIMAPLSDLVGVTRQVAVLAFQLGDGFTNMIVPTSGILMAVLGIAKIEWGVWVKYQIKFQLILFALGSCFIFFAVFTNFS, via the coding sequence ATGAAAAAAATTAAAATGCCAGACACCTTTGTGATAATATTTTTTGTAGTTATTTTTGCATCATTACTAACTTATATAGTTCCAGTTGGTAAATTTGAAATGCAAGAAGTAACTTATATAACTAATACAGGAGCAGAAAAGACGAGAAATGTACCAGTACCAGGGAGTTTTTCTTATGAACTAGATGATAAGGGAAATGAATTGAAAAATGGAATAAAAATATTTGAGCCTGGTGGAGAAGTTGGAGTAACTAACTATATATTTGAAGGACTAGCAAGTGGAGACAAATGGGGAACAGCAGTTGGAATTGTTGCCTTTCTTTTAGTTGTTGGTGGAGCTTTTGGAATAATTTTAAAAACAGGAGCTGTTGAAAGTGGAATATATAGTATGATTAGCAAGAGCAAAGGTTCAGAGCTTATTCTCATACCTGTTATATTTATATTATTCTCCTTAGGTGGAGCAGTCTTTGGAATGGGGGAAGAGGCAATACCTTTTGCAATGCTCGTTATTCCAATTGTAATTGATATGGGTTATGACTCAGTAACTGGAATTTTAATAACATATATTTCAACTCAAATAGGTTTTGCAACCTCTTGGATGAATCCATTTAGTGTGGCAGTAGCACAAGGAGTTTCAGGAATACCTGTTTTATCAGGAGCAGGTTTTAGAATATTTATGTGGATATTCTTTACTACTTTTGGAGTTATATACACAATTTATTATGCAAGAAGAGTAAAAAGAAATCCAGAATCTTCAATTGCATATAAAACAGATGCATATTTTAGAGATAATTTTAAATCAGAAGAACAAGGTAATAGAGAATTCAAGTTAGGGCATAAATTAATTATTTTAGTTTTAATTTTAGGAATGGCTTGGGTTGTATATGGAGTTGTAAAAGAAGGATATTATTTACCAGAAATAGCAACTCAATTTGTAATAATGGGATTGATAGCTGGAATAATTGGAGTAGTATTCAAATTAAATAATATGTCAGTTAATGATATAGCTACTTCATTTAGAAAAGGTGCAGAAGATATGGTTGGAGCTGCCTTGGTTATAGGAATGGCTAAGGGAATAGTTTTAATTTTAGGTGGAACAAATGCTGATACACCTACTATTTTAAACACTATTCTTAACTATGTTGCCTCAGCACTTAGCAATATGTCAGCAGCATTTAGTGCTTGGGTAATGTATATATTCCAATCAGTATTTAATTTCTTTGTTGTGTCTGGTTCAGGACAAGCAGCACTTACTATGCCAATAATGGCACCACTTTCAGATTTAGTTGGAGTTACAAGACAAGTTGCTGTTTTAGCTTTCCAATTAGGAGATGGATTTACAAATATGATAGTTCCGACTTCTGGAATACTTATGGCAGTATTAGGAATTGCTAAGATTGAATGGGGAGTTTGGGTAAAATATCAAATTAAGTTCCAGTTAATTTTATTTGCATTGGGGTCTTGTTTTATTTTCTTTGCAGTTTTCACAAACTTCTCATAG
- a CDS encoding SpoVG family protein, translating into MKVTNVKIKKVDGDKFDRLRAYVDVTLDDCLVIHGLKLMQGEQGLFVAMPSRKMRNEEFKDIVHPICPELRNDITKVVQEKYFALDQEQEAAV; encoded by the coding sequence ATGAAAGTTACAAATGTAAAAATTAAAAAAGTTGATGGAGATAAGTTTGATAGACTAAGAGCATATGTTGATGTAACACTTGATGATTGCTTAGTTATTCACGGTTTAAAATTGATGCAAGGAGAACAAGGTTTGTTTGTAGCTATGCCATCGAGAAAAATGCGTAATGAAGAGTTTAAAGATATTGTTCACCCTATATGTCCTGAATTAAGAAATGATATTACAAAAGTAGTTCAAGAAAAATATTTTGCATTGGATCAAGAACAAGAAGCAGCAGTTTAA